In one Klebsiella aerogenes genomic region, the following are encoded:
- a CDS encoding toxic anion resistance protein — MTGAGNIEVPTKERLKEVILPTLFSDANAISRYGESEISSNAMDRYSSLMEKSAVSALSGSISQIVNALAEADPRTIARKPSWFSRFSGTHLEKKVRYQKARMNVEALIGEGKSFMEHVYEMLHALEDLMVIHHQEIERLKVYIDAGREFLREVPEEPKADDLNIVFDKPRERFARKIANLATLLASHEMSVTQMKITRAQCIDILDRFNETVNVLVPVWRQHTLSLITTTNMDPDMVSKATQAHQALMKSLHKSLEGIDK, encoded by the coding sequence ATGACAGGTGCAGGAAATATCGAGGTTCCAACCAAGGAACGGCTGAAAGAGGTCATTTTACCGACCTTATTCAGCGATGCAAATGCGATAAGCAGATATGGCGAATCGGAAATTTCTTCTAATGCTATGGACCGCTACTCGTCGCTTATGGAAAAGTCAGCTGTCTCCGCATTATCCGGCTCAATAAGCCAAATAGTTAATGCGCTGGCTGAGGCCGATCCCCGGACCATTGCAAGGAAACCATCATGGTTTTCCCGTTTCTCAGGTACACATCTTGAAAAAAAGGTTCGTTATCAAAAAGCTCGCATGAATGTTGAGGCTTTAATTGGTGAAGGGAAAAGTTTCATGGAGCACGTATACGAAATGCTTCATGCGCTTGAAGATCTCATGGTGATTCATCATCAGGAAATTGAAAGGCTCAAAGTTTACATTGACGCCGGAAGGGAATTTTTACGCGAAGTACCAGAAGAACCGAAAGCCGACGACCTGAATATTGTCTTTGATAAGCCGCGTGAACGATTTGCCAGGAAAATCGCAAACCTTGCTACGTTGCTTGCTTCGCATGAAATGAGCGTCACGCAAATGAAAATTACCCGCGCTCAGTGCATTGATATTCTGGACCGTTTCAACGAAACCGTGAATGTCCTGGTTCCTGTCTGGCGACAACATACCCTGTCGCTAATCACGACAACAAACATGGACCCGGATATGGTCAGTAAAGCTACCCAGGCACACCAGGCGCTTATGAAAAGTCTGCATAAGAGTTTAGAGGGGATTGATAAATGA